The Diabrotica virgifera virgifera chromosome 10, PGI_DIABVI_V3a genome has a window encoding:
- the LOC114332591 gene encoding uncharacterized protein LOC114332591 codes for MGAINNDISLKDLLEAGPSHVPSPVCEKSLEEIRPLAKAGERTSKTGGRKRRTTAMLTDTPIKDELELEKQQRKKKKTKQSKAGLKNVKRDICSKKTKAKEIDSSSEEDECFYLICLELFSNSVSKEKWVQCTKCKEWAHEACTAGDILFLCANTVCPMRISDCIFLQIYFN; via the coding sequence ATGGGTGCTATAAATAATGACATCTCTTTGAAAGATCTGTTAGAAGCCGGACCGTCACATGTTCCTTCTCCCGTTTGTGAGAAATCTTTGGAAGAAATCAGACCGTTAGCAAAAGCAGGAGAGAGAACAAGTAAAACAGGAGGCAGAAAACGTAGAACCACAGCAATGTTAACGGATACACCAATAAAAGATGAGCTTGAGTTAGAGAAGCAgcagagaaaaaagaagaagacaaagCAAAGTAAAGCAGGTTTAAAGAATGTAAAAAGAGACATATGTTCTAAAAAAACGAAAGCTAAAGAGATAGATTCATCTTCAGAAGAGGACGAATGCTTCTATCTAATATGTCTCGAATTATTCTCTAATAGTGTTAGTAAGGAGAAATGGGTACAGTGCACTAAATGTAAAGAATGGGCTCATGAAGCTTGCACAGCTGGAGATATCCTTTTTTTGTGTGCGAATACTGTTTGTCCGATGCGGATTAGTGAttgtatatttttacaaatatattttaattga